One genomic window of Punica granatum isolate Tunisia-2019 chromosome 1, ASM765513v2, whole genome shotgun sequence includes the following:
- the LOC116205379 gene encoding lysine-rich arabinogalactan protein 19-like produces the protein MAEMIALLRGPDHTSSNSTPPLARGSTIDPAPWALPTLAPEGDTTAAALITPVHQSAHVPAVHPTDFFHPQPTVSAITSLPPMTILAPDSIAFAPPPPSVPAPSTVYTIPLPTVFPATSVPASALAQTIEPFPFPTL, from the coding sequence ATGGCCGAAATGATTGCCCTGCTTCGAGGCCCGGACCACACGTCATCGAACTCCACTCCGCCTCTCGCGCGCGGGTCAACGATTGACCCCGCTCCTTGGGCATTGCCGACTCTTGCACCAGAAGGCGACACCACCGCTGCCGCGCTGATCACCCCTGTTCATCAATCGGCGCATGTGCCAGCAGTCCATCCGACCGATTTCTTCCACCCGCAGCCTACTGTTTCAGCGATCACTTCACTCCCGCCTATGACGATTCTCGCGCCGGACTCGATTGCATTCGCGCCACCTCCTCCATCCGTACCTGCTCCGTCCACGGTCTACACGATTCCTCTGCCGACGGTCTTCCCAGCGACAAGTGTCCCTGCTTCGGCCCTCGCTCAGACTATAGAGCCCTTTCCTTTCCCAACTCTATAA